A genomic segment from Alteribacillus bidgolensis encodes:
- a CDS encoding family 1 encapsulin nanocompartment shell protein, which yields MDKTNLYADSPLNNSEWNELDQTVFEHAKKQLVGRRFIDIYGPLGEGMQSVPTDIYEAPGRGGMSFHGADSELSNPTRRVNLTIPLLYKDFILFWRDIQQAKTLNSPIDYSASANAAQQCALLEDDLIFNGSKEFDLKGIMNIKGKLSHIRSDWMKSGNAFTDVVEARNKLLKMGHTGPFALVLSPELYALIHRVHQDTHVLEIEHVRELMTAGVFQSPMIRGSRGVVVDTGKQNLDLAIASDFDTSFLDEENMNYLFRVYEAIALRIKRPTAICTLEDVEK from the coding sequence ATGGACAAAACAAATCTATATGCTGATTCACCATTAAATAATAGTGAGTGGAATGAACTAGATCAAACAGTATTCGAACATGCGAAAAAACAGCTGGTCGGCAGACGTTTTATCGATATTTACGGTCCACTTGGAGAAGGGATGCAATCTGTTCCTACAGACATCTATGAAGCCCCTGGCAGAGGCGGAATGAGTTTTCACGGGGCAGATTCTGAGCTATCCAATCCAACCCGCCGAGTCAACCTTACGATTCCGCTTTTATATAAAGACTTTATTCTGTTTTGGCGTGATATTCAACAAGCTAAAACATTGAACAGTCCCATTGATTATTCTGCTTCCGCTAATGCAGCACAGCAATGTGCTCTACTAGAGGATGATCTCATCTTTAATGGCTCAAAAGAATTTGATCTTAAAGGGATCATGAATATAAAAGGCAAACTGTCTCATATTCGCAGTGACTGGATGAAATCGGGAAATGCTTTTACGGATGTCGTGGAAGCAAGAAATAAATTGTTAAAAATGGGGCATACCGGTCCTTTTGCTCTGGTTCTTTCACCAGAATTATACGCTCTTATTCACCGTGTTCACCAAGACACGCATGTATTAGAAATTGAACATGTCCGTGAACTGATGACAGCAGGTGTTTTTCAATCTCCAATGATCAGAGGCAGCCGCGGAGTGGTAGTCGATACTGGAAAGCAAAATCTCGATCTTGCTATAGCTAGTGATTTTGACACTTCATTCTTAGACGAAGAAAATATGAACTACCTATTTAGGGTGTATGAAGCTATTGCGTTACGAATTAAGCGCCCAACAGCTATTTGTACACTTGAAGATGTTGAAAAGTAA
- a CDS encoding superoxide dismutase family protein — translation MIKQRSILIIVLFFVSFGLYACGQEDITDEPDTDENPDSPELEEDEDTDGTEEETSEGTENESTEQEEAANQDPITVSLMNGEENEIGTANLEETDEGIKIQLEASGLPEDSEHGFHIHETGKCEAPDFESAGGHFNPDDSDHGFDSEDGPHAGDLPNITTNENGQVSEEFTVEDVTFASGQENSLLDEDATALVIHEEADDYESQPSGDAGDRLACGVIEEQTE, via the coding sequence ATGATCAAACAGAGGAGCATACTTATTATTGTATTATTTTTTGTATCATTCGGACTTTACGCTTGCGGACAAGAAGATATTACGGATGAACCAGACACCGACGAAAATCCAGATTCTCCTGAGTTAGAAGAAGACGAAGACACCGATGGAACAGAGGAAGAAACATCAGAGGGGACGGAAAATGAAAGCACAGAACAAGAAGAAGCAGCAAATCAAGACCCCATTACGGTTTCATTGATGAACGGTGAAGAAAATGAGATCGGCACCGCTAACTTAGAAGAAACCGATGAGGGAATTAAAATACAGCTTGAAGCGTCCGGCCTTCCAGAAGATAGTGAACATGGATTTCACATTCACGAGACAGGCAAATGTGAAGCACCTGATTTTGAGTCAGCAGGCGGTCATTTTAATCCAGACGATTCCGATCATGGCTTTGACTCAGAAGACGGACCACATGCAGGAGATTTACCAAATATAACAACAAATGAAAACGGACAAGTCTCTGAAGAATTTACTGTTGAAGATGTAACGTTTGCCTCCGGACAAGAGAATTCCTTATTAGATGAAGACGCCACAGCATTAGTTATACATGAAGAGGCCGATGACTACGAATCCCAGCCATCCGGAGACGCAGGAGATCGTTTAGCATGCGGTGTAATAGAGGAACAAACGGAATAA
- a CDS encoding DUF2254 family protein, with protein sequence MSLKNMLLRIRSNFLYIPSLYGLAALLLAIASIEIDTHIMSVEYLHRFIPDSLFMDIDLAQNILGSISAALLTMTTITLSTILIVLTF encoded by the coding sequence ATGTCACTTAAAAATATGCTGCTACGTATCCGCTCTAATTTTTTATACATTCCTTCTTTATATGGTTTAGCTGCCCTCTTGTTAGCTATTGCAAGTATAGAAATAGACACTCACATTATGAGTGTGGAATATCTTCATCGTTTCATTCCTGATTCCTTGTTTATGGATATTGATTTGGCTCAAAATATTTTAGGTTCTATTTCAGCAGCCTTACTTACCATGACGACAATTACGTTATCCACCATTTTGATTGTTTTAACCTTTTGA
- a CDS encoding DUF2254 family protein: MIVLTTYISEFSPRTLQNFISDLNTQRVLGFFIAGIIYSILLLLLIRETETVTHFIALSFAVLFAIICTFVFVYFIHHVSSWIQVSSLLHYITRNTIEKIDKEFKKETEIEADDPWMIGKVKILIT; encoded by the coding sequence TTGATTGTTTTAACCACTTATATATCTGAATTTTCACCTCGCACCTTGCAAAATTTCATTAGTGACCTTAACACACAGCGTGTTTTAGGATTTTTTATTGCTGGTATTATTTATTCGATTCTTTTACTGCTTCTCATAAGAGAAACCGAAACGGTTACTCATTTCATTGCTCTTTCTTTTGCCGTCTTATTTGCCATCATTTGTACATTTGTTTTTGTGTACTTCATTCACCATGTGTCAAGCTGGATTCAAGTGAGCAGTCTTCTGCACTATATAACACGAAATACGATTGAGAAAATAGACAAGGAATTTAAGAAAGAGACAGAAATAGAAGCTGATGATCCATGGATGATTGGGAAAGTGAAGATATTAATCACATAA
- a CDS encoding ribonucleotide-diphosphate reductase subunit beta gives MTMLKMRKLYDTNAPNKSTGIINGESSNVLNWDDTTRKWTYPMYKNMLRNFWIPDEVSLINDRNQYKSLSEEEREAFNKIIGLLAFLDSVQTDFSSKVSDYLTDSSLSALMSVLAFQEVIHNESYTYVLSSVTDSQTQDEIFEYWKTDEVLLERNKFIADGYNAFIELPTKENFVRAIIYDVILEGLFFYSGFAFFYNLARNEKMLGTAKMINFINRDEQLHVSLFTNILKETLQENPELDTEEFAAFVHDCFKKAAELEIKWGNYIIGNNIDGIHAGELESYIKFMTNKRVRELGFDPVFEGYRRNPMRWISVYNDNTTGKADFFETTVTDYNLVDADNDFDSL, from the coding sequence ATGACAATGTTAAAAATGCGAAAATTATATGATACTAATGCCCCGAACAAATCAACCGGAATTATTAATGGAGAAAGTTCTAATGTTTTAAATTGGGATGATACCACCAGGAAATGGACATATCCTATGTATAAAAACATGCTGCGAAACTTTTGGATACCAGATGAAGTCAGTTTAATAAACGATAGGAACCAATATAAAAGCTTGAGTGAAGAAGAACGGGAAGCTTTTAATAAAATTATTGGTTTGCTGGCTTTTCTCGACAGTGTCCAGACGGATTTTTCCTCTAAAGTTTCAGATTATCTTACAGATTCAAGCCTTTCTGCATTAATGTCTGTGCTTGCTTTTCAAGAAGTCATTCATAATGAATCGTATACTTATGTATTATCTAGTGTGACCGACAGCCAAACTCAAGATGAAATTTTTGAATACTGGAAAACAGATGAGGTACTGCTTGAGCGTAACAAGTTTATTGCAGATGGCTACAATGCTTTTATTGAACTTCCTACAAAAGAAAATTTTGTCCGAGCCATTATTTATGACGTCATTTTAGAAGGGTTGTTTTTCTATTCCGGTTTTGCATTCTTTTATAATCTTGCTCGAAATGAAAAAATGCTGGGTACTGCAAAAATGATAAATTTCATCAATCGAGATGAACAACTTCATGTAAGCCTCTTTACTAATATTTTAAAAGAAACCCTGCAAGAAAACCCAGAACTAGATACAGAAGAATTTGCAGCTTTTGTACATGATTGCTTTAAAAAAGCTGCCGAATTGGAAATCAAGTGGGGCAATTACATTATAGGAAACAATATTGACGGCATCCATGCTGGTGAACTAGAAAGCTATATTAAATTTATGACAAACAAGCGTGTACGTGAATTAGGTTTTGACCCAGTATTTGAAGGATACCGCCGCAATCCAATGCGCTGGATCTCTGTTTATAACGACAACACCACCGGAAAAGCTGACTTCTTTGAAACAACAGTCACTGATTATAACCTCGTCGATGCCGACAATGACTTCGACTCATTGTAA
- a CDS encoding DUF2515 family protein — MFTYKHFLYNAQSKIESMLHNVHSKKRWKEIIIEKEDVQWVKDQIKKNGNQNDKVPASVLPDERVIVERIKEKTTKQNRNNVTRTEAYKEVFLKHPELHWAFLAHMVSRNGGWCMTDLKGDLLPYLLNSKEREHLYEFFERVNALIFQDAYPQLLLYEESKNQKKNLFHLLPVFCVSAFMRPFWNHFLENQNSALLTVALIINEQHYIEDRVIQREYFQKYVLQTLKFKGQEAIQLTQVVFPYAISKFPWQSNKYRLAGLIIENFENVNERIAVGKKLYAILFGIEEVYAGACSFAKGHRHTGSRSDYWEYMFSSSEEYMHRSYGKERIIACKLIEGAPLFYSPALTEAWEDKPVEPPDIFEWFKDFSVFDYLQTYSVPTIFDMTSEYCFGLNKMELAVLTKGAMKHQGRG, encoded by the coding sequence TTGTTTACATATAAACATTTTCTATACAATGCACAAAGTAAGATCGAAAGCATGCTTCATAATGTTCATTCAAAAAAACGATGGAAAGAAATAATAATAGAAAAGGAAGATGTGCAATGGGTCAAGGATCAAATAAAAAAGAATGGAAATCAAAACGATAAAGTTCCTGCTTCTGTATTACCTGATGAGCGAGTAATAGTAGAACGTATTAAGGAAAAAACAACAAAACAGAACAGAAATAATGTCACAAGAACAGAAGCATACAAAGAGGTATTTTTGAAACATCCGGAACTCCATTGGGCATTTTTGGCTCACATGGTATCTAGAAACGGCGGATGGTGTATGACAGACCTTAAAGGCGACTTGCTGCCTTATTTGTTAAATAGTAAAGAGCGGGAGCATTTATATGAATTCTTTGAAAGAGTAAATGCTTTAATATTTCAAGACGCCTATCCTCAACTGCTCTTATATGAAGAAAGTAAAAACCAAAAGAAAAACTTGTTTCACCTATTGCCAGTCTTTTGCGTTTCTGCATTTATGCGTCCTTTTTGGAATCATTTTTTAGAAAACCAAAATTCTGCGTTACTTACTGTCGCATTAATAATAAATGAGCAGCATTATATTGAGGACAGAGTCATTCAGCGTGAATATTTTCAGAAATATGTCCTTCAAACGTTGAAATTCAAGGGTCAGGAAGCTATTCAATTAACACAAGTTGTATTTCCGTACGCTATATCTAAATTCCCCTGGCAATCGAATAAATATAGATTGGCCGGGTTAATTATTGAAAATTTCGAAAATGTGAATGAACGAATAGCAGTCGGGAAAAAATTGTATGCCATCTTGTTTGGAATCGAAGAGGTGTATGCCGGGGCATGTTCCTTTGCTAAAGGACACCGGCACACAGGATCCCGCTCCGATTATTGGGAATATATGTTTTCAAGCAGTGAAGAATATATGCATAGGAGTTATGGAAAAGAAAGGATAATTGCTTGCAAATTGATCGAAGGAGCGCCGCTATTTTACAGTCCAGCTTTAACTGAAGCCTGGGAAGACAAGCCAGTGGAACCACCTGACATTTTTGAATGGTTCAAAGATTTTTCTGTTTTTGATTATTTGCAGACTTACTCTGTTCCCACTATTTTTGATATGACGAGCGAATATTGTTTTGGACTAAATAAAATGGAACTTGCCGTGTTAACAAAAGGTGCCATGAAACATCAGGGGCGAGGCTGA
- a CDS encoding 2Fe-2S iron-sulfur cluster-binding protein: protein MTNKLTIGSLKPGSSAFNRKFESSSVPAQTSENFIEIQQHQNTFKIKPDRNNTVLNSALNQEFELDYKCKKGTCGKCRVKLLKGNSMLTSVNEAEKKKLGKEIDANYRLACQAVFK, encoded by the coding sequence GTGACAAATAAATTGACAATTGGTTCCTTGAAACCAGGCAGTTCTGCTTTTAATAGGAAATTTGAAAGTTCTTCTGTTCCCGCTCAAACTTCAGAAAATTTTATTGAAATCCAGCAGCATCAAAATACATTTAAGATTAAACCGGACCGTAATAACACCGTTCTTAATAGTGCTTTAAATCAAGAATTTGAGCTTGACTATAAGTGTAAAAAAGGGACGTGTGGTAAATGTCGTGTTAAATTATTGAAAGGTAATAGCATGTTAACTTCCGTTAATGAAGCAGAGAAAAAAAAGTTAGGAAAAGAAATTGATGCTAATTATCGTCTGGCTTGCCAGGCTGTATTTAAATAA
- a CDS encoding alpha/beta hydrolase: MVTAEYDPLCDEGEQYAKVLEEAEANVECVRYDGTVHGFMSMASTLDIGKRAIERASLTLKKELK, from the coding sequence ATTGTCACAGCTGAATACGATCCGCTGTGTGATGAAGGAGAACAATATGCAAAAGTGTTAGAAGAAGCTGAAGCGAATGTCGAATGTGTACGCTATGATGGGACGGTTCACGGTTTTATGAGCATGGCTTCCACTCTTGATATAGGAAAAAGAGCAATAGAAAGAGCTTCTCTTACTTTGAAAAAAGAATTAAAATAA
- a CDS encoding IMEF encapsulin system ferritin-like cargo protein yields MVTLSFSQLENIFKRNRQALNEFKGIITPVIENAKDDHERLYWHHIYEEEDHRHDRLDHLLPALNSINENESPISPDSSEFVHLLQDISLEKFGLHNFLEHLDLSLYTFKDTELEEPIRSLRDMTAADYEETKQLLEQLNEDFKGTLQYNASVPTDEKEDIDENLKIDAYTSSKSEAPANKNINEFTKRKQLTVGSLKK; encoded by the coding sequence ATGGTGACATTATCTTTTTCGCAATTAGAAAATATCTTTAAACGAAACCGTCAAGCATTAAATGAATTCAAAGGTATCATCACTCCTGTTATTGAAAATGCCAAGGATGATCATGAACGGCTGTACTGGCATCATATTTATGAAGAAGAAGACCATCGGCATGATCGTTTAGATCATTTACTGCCAGCCCTAAATTCTATTAATGAAAATGAATCCCCTATTTCACCTGACAGTAGTGAGTTTGTCCATCTACTCCAAGATATCAGCTTAGAAAAATTCGGATTACATAACTTTCTAGAACACTTGGATCTCTCTCTTTATACATTTAAAGACACTGAACTAGAAGAGCCTATTCGTTCATTACGAGATATGACAGCAGCTGATTACGAGGAAACGAAACAATTATTAGAACAGTTGAATGAAGATTTCAAGGGAACACTTCAATATAACGCTTCCGTACCAACCGATGAGAAAGAAGATATTGATGAAAATTTAAAAATTGACGCGTATACATCTTCAAAAAGTGAAGCTCCAGCCAATAAGAACATCAATGAATTTACGAAAAGAAAACAATTAACTGTCGGAAGCCTAAAGAAATAA
- a CDS encoding DUF3889 domain-containing protein has product MKYNNGFKLAMLLVMAAFFVIPANIGLAQPEYAKWGQAAVNEVKSEYPDYELKDYSYDGKVVISDEREQFTFTMTLEKNGESQKVKAYVLTNPQTEEQIEVSLEEIE; this is encoded by the coding sequence TTGAAATATAATAATGGTTTTAAACTTGCAATGTTGTTAGTTATGGCAGCCTTTTTTGTGATTCCGGCAAACATCGGCCTAGCTCAGCCGGAGTATGCTAAATGGGGTCAAGCAGCGGTCAACGAGGTGAAATCAGAGTATCCTGATTATGAACTAAAGGACTATTCATATGACGGTAAAGTTGTTATTTCCGATGAAAGAGAACAATTTACGTTTACGATGACTCTTGAAAAGAATGGAGAATCACAAAAAGTAAAAGCATATGTGTTAACGAATCCACAAACAGAAGAACAAATAGAAGTTTCTCTTGAAGAAATAGAATAA
- a CDS encoding DUF421 domain-containing protein, which produces MSNLMDIFIVTGRIITILPLLLCMTIFMGKRAIGELPVFDFLIVITLGSVVGADIADPDVQHLPTVAAVVFIGVLQRLVARLKISNRKIGKYITFKPTIVIQDGKILRKNLKKIRYSIDNILEALREKDIFDISQVKTAVVEANGNVSVLKQPLKNTVTLEDMNLTTKTASIAFPVIMEGQMYPGVLQKFNVDEIWLRHQLKIQGVDDVSNVFFASINEKLEIHISLKEEPEVTVPPIYN; this is translated from the coding sequence GTGAGTAACTTAATGGATATATTTATTGTTACGGGACGAATCATTACTATCTTACCTTTGTTGTTATGCATGACTATATTTATGGGGAAACGAGCAATAGGAGAACTTCCCGTATTTGATTTTTTAATCGTGATAACACTTGGTTCAGTCGTGGGGGCTGATATTGCAGATCCAGACGTTCAACATCTGCCAACAGTAGCTGCTGTTGTGTTCATAGGTGTTCTTCAGCGTTTGGTAGCAAGATTAAAAATATCAAATCGTAAAATTGGAAAATACATTACTTTCAAGCCTACTATTGTTATTCAAGATGGTAAAATTCTTCGTAAGAACCTTAAAAAAATACGATATTCTATTGATAACATTCTTGAAGCTTTACGTGAAAAAGATATATTTGACATTAGCCAAGTAAAAACAGCAGTTGTAGAAGCAAATGGAAATGTGAGTGTTTTAAAACAGCCATTAAAAAACACAGTCACCTTAGAAGACATGAATTTAACGACTAAAACTGCCTCCATTGCTTTTCCTGTCATTATGGAAGGCCAAATGTATCCAGGGGTTTTACAAAAATTTAATGTTGATGAAATTTGGCTTAGACATCAACTAAAAATTCAAGGAGTCGATGATGTGAGTAACGTCTTTTTTGCCTCTATTAATGAAAAGCTGGAAATTCATATTTCCTTAAAAGAAGAACCTGAAGTAACTGTCCCTCCTATATACAATTAA
- a CDS encoding CAP domain-containing protein, whose product MRKKVCMLLSCILITTIFTGCNTDNQGAGGQRNNEYEQIGFTPGDGTENAERQQNNNRFPFNLFPGGEEDGDGGETPMLPVPNPDLEIEDPEVEVPDAEEFNVPEESEQEQADQSAEQPDESQEKEDPSDKGDAASGVIELTNQEREKNGLSALKADSEVAEVAQAKSEDMAKNNYFAHNSPTYGSPFNMLNDFGVDYTAAAENIAAGQGSAEEVVQAWMNSEGHRKNILNKEVTHIGVGYVEEGNHWTQMFIGK is encoded by the coding sequence TTGAGAAAAAAAGTTTGTATGCTTTTATCATGTATCTTAATCACAACAATCTTTACAGGTTGTAATACGGATAATCAGGGCGCTGGCGGACAGAGAAATAATGAATATGAACAAATAGGTTTTACTCCAGGAGATGGTACAGAAAATGCAGAAAGACAACAAAATAATAATCGTTTCCCATTTAATCTTTTTCCTGGAGGGGAGGAAGACGGAGATGGCGGCGAAACACCAATGCTGCCTGTACCAAACCCTGATTTAGAGATTGAAGATCCAGAAGTGGAAGTGCCGGATGCAGAAGAGTTTAACGTTCCAGAAGAATCAGAACAAGAGCAAGCAGATCAATCTGCTGAACAGCCTGACGAATCTCAAGAGAAAGAAGACCCTTCTGATAAAGGGGATGCTGCATCAGGTGTAATTGAATTAACCAATCAAGAACGAGAAAAAAATGGATTGTCAGCTCTGAAAGCAGATTCAGAAGTTGCAGAGGTGGCACAAGCTAAATCGGAAGACATGGCAAAAAACAATTATTTTGCACATAATTCACCGACCTATGGAAGTCCGTTTAATATGTTAAATGACTTCGGAGTTGACTATACTGCTGCAGCTGAAAATATTGCTGCCGGTCAAGGGTCTGCAGAAGAAGTCGTTCAAGCTTGGATGAATAGTGAGGGCCACCGTAAAAATATTTTAAATAAAGAGGTAACGCATATCGGTGTAGGATATGTAGAAGAAGGAAATCACTGGACGCAAATGTTTATTGGAAAGTAA
- a CDS encoding DUF2254 family protein, with amino-acid sequence MDDWESEDINHINPRIIHAEHSGYIQNIDINGIVKQTQKDDCIVRINANINDYIEKGEHFFQSGN; translated from the coding sequence ATGGATGATTGGGAAAGTGAAGATATTAATCACATAAATCCTCGTATTATTCATGCTGAACACTCTGGCTATATTCAAAACATTGATATTAATGGAATAGTTAAACAAACCCAAAAAGATGATTGTATTGTGCGCATCAACGCCAATATAAATGATTACATAGAAAAAGGGGAACATTTCTTTCAAAGTGGGAACTAG
- a CDS encoding ribonucleoside-diphosphate reductase subunit alpha — translation MTLTTITKDNGNRQLSFDQLRLSRFIDEVTHDYPHLSIDEYKQEVTESIKHKENYSSEQITNLLALHASERIDRNEPDWTYVAAAIYLKKLYKEASKNRAYDTDEKYGSFYGLLKVLGSIGVYDQALLRDYSKEEILELEKCIDPEKDKLFSYVGILTLAHKYLAMDKSKNVFELPQERFMIIAMKLMINEPKSTRLSLIKEAYWALSNLYMTAATPTLSNAGKNTGQLSSCFIDTVNDSLRGIFDSNTDVANLSKNGGGVGIYFGKLRSRGSDIKGYTGVAGGIMGWMKQLNNTAVSVDQLGQRQGAFAVYLDVWHKDIFEFLDAKLNTGDERLRTHDIFTGACIPDLFMEKAENREDWYLFDPHEIRTVMGWSLEDFYDEKPGKGTFRDKYQACIDHPHLSKERVPAIEIMKRIMKSQLQTGTPYMFYRDTVNRNNPNKHEGIIYSSNLCTEIMQNMSATTIKEERLTEEGTIITEKIPGDMVVCNLSSISLAKAVNDNVLERLVPIQVRMLDNVIDLNTIEVLQARQTNKKYRAIGLGTFGWHHLLALKGIRWESEEAVSYADQLYEKIAYLTLKASCNLAQEKGAYPLFKGSEWENGTYLKRKYSTVDKEGHIYWDEEEWKNLSESIQHYGLRNGYLMAVAPNATTSLIAGSTASIDPIFRQEHVEEKKGFRSPVTAPDISAKTIWYYKSAFNLDQLWSIKQNAARQKHIDQSISFNLYIPRSIKAKDFLEMHLEAWKSGLKTTYYTRTTSSVIEDCESCSS, via the coding sequence ATGACATTGACCACTATCACAAAAGACAATGGCAACAGACAACTTTCGTTTGACCAATTACGTTTAAGCCGTTTTATAGATGAGGTTACTCATGATTATCCTCATCTATCGATTGATGAATACAAACAAGAAGTAACCGAAAGTATCAAACATAAAGAAAACTATTCATCTGAGCAAATCACCAACCTTTTAGCCCTGCACGCCTCAGAAAGAATTGACAGAAATGAACCTGACTGGACTTATGTAGCTGCAGCCATTTATTTAAAAAAACTTTATAAAGAAGCTTCGAAAAATAGAGCTTATGACACGGACGAAAAATATGGATCATTTTATGGATTGTTAAAAGTTCTCGGCTCTATTGGTGTTTATGACCAAGCACTTTTGCGCGATTATTCAAAAGAAGAAATTTTAGAACTAGAAAAATGTATCGACCCCGAAAAAGACAAGCTTTTCAGTTACGTAGGGATACTTACCCTGGCTCATAAATATTTAGCAATGGACAAAAGCAAAAATGTCTTTGAATTGCCTCAGGAAAGATTTATGATCATTGCTATGAAACTCATGATAAATGAACCTAAGTCAACTAGGCTTTCCTTAATCAAAGAGGCATATTGGGCATTATCTAACCTTTATATGACGGCTGCTACACCGACTCTATCTAACGCTGGAAAAAATACTGGACAGCTGAGTTCCTGCTTTATTGATACCGTAAACGACAGTTTGCGCGGTATTTTTGATTCCAATACAGATGTAGCTAATCTTTCTAAAAATGGCGGCGGGGTCGGTATCTATTTCGGAAAATTAAGGAGCCGAGGTTCGGACATTAAAGGGTACACAGGTGTAGCCGGCGGTATTATGGGATGGATGAAACAATTAAACAATACCGCTGTCTCTGTTGACCAGCTCGGACAAAGACAAGGAGCTTTTGCAGTTTATTTAGACGTGTGGCATAAAGATATTTTTGAATTTCTTGATGCCAAGCTAAATACTGGTGACGAACGTCTTCGTACACATGATATTTTCACCGGAGCATGTATACCGGATTTATTTATGGAAAAAGCTGAAAATCGTGAAGACTGGTATCTGTTTGACCCTCATGAAATTCGTACTGTTATGGGCTGGTCTTTGGAGGATTTTTATGATGAAAAACCTGGAAAAGGGACATTTCGTGATAAATACCAGGCATGTATCGATCATCCTCACCTTTCCAAGGAAAGAGTACCTGCCATAGAAATCATGAAAAGGATCATGAAATCGCAGCTTCAAACAGGTACACCGTATATGTTTTACAGAGATACTGTAAATCGGAACAACCCTAATAAACATGAAGGCATCATATACAGCTCTAACCTTTGTACAGAAATCATGCAGAATATGAGTGCAACCACAATAAAAGAAGAACGTTTAACAGAAGAAGGAACAATCATTACAGAAAAAATACCGGGAGATATGGTTGTTTGCAACCTCTCTTCTATTTCTCTAGCGAAAGCAGTAAATGATAATGTGCTTGAACGATTAGTTCCCATTCAAGTACGAATGTTGGATAATGTGATAGATTTGAACACAATTGAAGTGCTCCAGGCCCGCCAAACAAATAAAAAATACCGAGCTATTGGTCTTGGCACGTTTGGGTGGCACCACCTTCTGGCCTTAAAAGGGATACGATGGGAATCAGAAGAAGCTGTCTCCTATGCAGATCAGCTTTATGAAAAGATTGCATACCTCACCTTAAAAGCATCTTGTAACTTAGCACAGGAAAAAGGAGCTTATCCTCTTTTTAAGGGAAGTGAATGGGAAAACGGCACCTATCTGAAAAGAAAATACAGCACAGTAGATAAGGAGGGGCATATTTATTGGGATGAGGAAGAGTGGAAAAACCTTTCTGAATCAATTCAGCACTATGGTCTTCGAAATGGGTATTTAATGGCTGTGGCACCGAACGCTACTACATCCCTTATTGCCGGTTCTACTGCCAGCATAGATCCGATTTTCCGCCAAGAACATGTCGAAGAAAAGAAAGGCTTTCGGTCGCCAGTTACCGCCCCTGATATCAGTGCTAAAACTATCTGGTACTATAAATCTGCTTTTAACCTGGATCAATTGTGGAGCATTAAACAAAATGCTGCTCGCCAAAAACATATTGATCAATCAATTAGTTTTAATCTATATATTCCTCGAAGCATTAAAGCAAAAGATTTCTTGGAAATGCACCTAGAAGCCTGGAAATCGGGATTAAAAACTACCTATTATACTCGTACGACATCTTCAGTTATCGAAGACTGTGAGAGCTGTTCGAGTTAA